In one window of Carcharodon carcharias isolate sCarCar2 chromosome 14, sCarCar2.pri, whole genome shotgun sequence DNA:
- the LOC121287648 gene encoding polypyrimidine tract-binding protein 1 isoform X9 encodes MSNSAPSAGEYTNGNDSKKFKGENRTSGILPSRVIHIRKLPNDVTEAEVISLGLPFGKVTNLLMLKGKNQAFIEMNSEEAANTMVSYYSTVTPYLRSHPIYIQYSNHKELKTDNSPNQARAQAALQAVNAVQTANMAIAGTGAPDSAAGLAGQSPVLRIIVENLFYPVTLDVLHQIFSKFGTVMKIITFTKNNQFQALLQYADGSSAQHAKLALDGQNIYNACCTLRIDFSKLTSLNVKYNNDKSRDYTRPDLPSGDNQPTLDQTMAAAFGKEASLLGAPGIISSPYGGGAGFPPSIAFQQADFLQHPSDYCLSVPGVHGALAPLSMPSAAAAAAAAASRIGIPGFASAANAVLLISNLNPERVTPQCLFILFGVYGDVQRVKILFNKKENALVQMFDCTQAQLAMSHLNGQRLHGKAMRVTMSKHQTVQLPREGQEDQGLTKDYSSSPLHRFKKPGSKNFQNIFPPSATLHLSNIPPSITEEDLKLLFSSTTGMVKAFKFFQKDRKMALIQMSSVEEAIQALIDLHNHDLGENHHLRVSFSKSTI; translated from the exons ATGAGCAACTCTGCTCCCTCTGCTGGTGAGTACA CCAATGGCAATGACAGCAAAAAGTTCAAAGGAGAGAACAGGACTTCAGGAATATTACCTTCCAGAGTCATTCATATCCGCAAACTTCCCAACGACGTCACTGAAGCAGAGGTCATTTCCTTGGGCTTGCCTTTTGGCAAAGTAACCAATCTTCTCATGTTAAAAGGCAAAAATCAG GCTTTTATAGAAATGAACTCTGAAGAAGCTGCTAACACGATGGTGAGCTATTACAGCACTGTCACTCCCTATCTAAGAAGCCATCCTATCTACATTCAATATTCTAACCACAAGGAGCTGAAAACTGACAACTCTCCCAATCAGGCT AGAGCGCAAGCTGCTCTTCAGGCAGTAAATGCTGTGCAGACTGCTAACATGGCTATTGCTGGCACTGGTGCCCCAGATAGTGCAGCAGGTCTTGCTGGCCAGAGCCCAGTTCTTCGCATCATTGTGGAAAACCTTTTCTACCCAGTTACTCTAGATGTATTGCACCAG ATTTTTTCCAAGTTTGGCACTGTAATGAAGATCATTACTTTCACAAAGAATAACCAGTTCCAGGCTTTGCTCCAATATGCTGATGGCTCCAGTGCACAACATGCAAAACTG GCCTTGGATGGACAGAACATCTATAATGCCTGCTGCACTCTGCGTATTGACTTCTCTAAATTGACTAGCCTTAACGTTAAGTACAATAATGACAAAAGCCGAGACTACACACGCCCTGACCTACCATCTGGTGACAACCAGCCGACCTTAGACCAAACCATGGCAGCCGCTTTTGGTAAGGAAGCCTCCCTACTAG GTGCACCAGGTATCATCTCCTCGCCCTACGGAGGGGGAGCTGGTTTCCCTCCTAGTATTGCCTTCCAGCAAGCTG ACTTCCTCCAACATCCATCAGATTACT GTTTGTCCGTCCCAGgggttcatggggcattggctccactcagcatgccgtcagcagctgcagcagctgcagcagcagccagTCGTATTGGTATTCCGGGATTTGCCTCTGCAGCCAACGCTGTCCTGCTGATTAGCAATCTGAATCCTGAG AGAGTTACGCCCCAATGCCTCTTTATTCTTTTCG GAGTGTATGGTGATGTGCAGCGTGTGAAGATACTtttcaacaagaaagaaaatGCCTTGGTACAAATGTTTGACTGCACCCAAGCTCAACTGG CTATGAGCCACCTGAATGGTCAAAGGCTTCATGGAAAGGCAATGCGTGTAACCATGTCCAAACACCAGACAGTGCAGCTTCCCCGTGAAGGCCAGGAGGACCAGGGCCTGACCAAGGACTATAGCAGCTCGCCACTGCATCGCTTCAAGAAACCTGGGTCGAAAAATTTCCAGAACATCTTCCCTCCTTCTGCTACCCTCCATCTCTCTAATATTCC ACCTTCTATTACTGAAGAAGATCTGAAGTTGCTGTTCTCGAGCACAACTGGCATGGTCAAAGCATTCAAGTTCTTTCA GAAGGATCGCAagatggctctcatccagatgagttCAGTGGAAGAAGCAATCCAGGCTCTTATTGACCTTCATAATCATGACCTTGGAGAAAACCATCACCTCAGGGTTTCCTTCTCCAAGTCGACCATTTAA